Proteins encoded by one window of Kwoniella dendrophila CBS 6074 chromosome 9, complete sequence:
- a CDS encoding ribosomal protein L11: MSKVIKSQLVKIVVPAGKATPTPPVGPALGARGVKAMDFCKEFNAKTATYQQSIPIPTLITISPDRTFTFSTRTPPVSWLIKKTLSIDKGSGGTGELSQKLSLKHIYEIAKIKSLDDNLKSLGLEKISRSIIGTARSLGVQVVP; the protein is encoded by the exons atGTCAAAAGTAATAAAGTCTCAATTAGTA AAAATAGTGGTTCCAGCTGGTAAAgctacacctacaccacctgtaGGTCCAGCATTAGGTGCTAGAGGTGTTAAAGCTATGGATTTCTGTAAAGAATT TAACGCAAAAACAGCAACTTATCAACAATCTATACCAATACCAACCTTAATAACAATTTCACCTGATAGAACATTTACATTCTCAACACGTACACCACCTGTATCTTGGTTAATAAAGAAAACTTTAAGTATAGATAAAGGTTCAGGTGGAACAGGTGAATTAAGTCagaaattatcattaaaacaTATTTATGAAATTGCAAAAATAAAATCTTTAGATGATAATTTAAAATCTTTAGGATTAGAAAAAATTTCAAGATCTATTATAGGGACTGCTAGATCTTTAGGTGTTCAAGTTGTACCATAA
- a CDS encoding ubiquitin-like protein ATG12 encodes MSIPTPDLLSPAIQSPSAELMLGNSSIAQPTALEALEFYKKKDPSKVVVRFKAIGSAPIMKNNVFKATAGHKFQAVILFLRQQLGMKKDEPLFTYINAAFAPAPDDTVGNLFKCFGTEGHLIVNYSNTQAWG; translated from the exons ATGTCGATTCCGACTCCTGACTTACTCTCACCTGCTATACAATCTCCTTCAGCAG AATTAATGTTGGGTAATTCATCGATAGCTCAACCTacagctttagaagctttgGAATTctataagaagaaagatccttcaaaag TGGTGGTGCGATTCAAAGCTATAGGTTCAGCACCAATAATGAAAAATAATGTATTTAAAGCTACTGCAGGACATAAATTTCAAGCTgttatattgtttttgagACAACAATTAGGTATGAAAAAGGATGAACCATTA TTCACATATATAAATGCAGCTTTCGCACCTGCACCAGACGATACAGTTGGAAATCTTTTCAAATGTTTCGGTACAGAAGGTCATTTGATAGTGAATTATAG TAATACACAAGCGTGGGGATAG